A DNA window from Actinomadura coerulea contains the following coding sequences:
- a CDS encoding response regulator — translation MRVVLAEDLALLREGLVSLLESHDFEIAAAVDNGPSLLKALLDHRPDVAVVDVRLPPSFTDEGLQAALEARRRIPGLPVLVLSQYVEQLYARELLADGTGAIGYLLKDRVFDAAQFVDAVRRVAAGGTAMDPEVISRLVARGTRDTPLGRLTPRETEVLELMAQGRSNAAIAERLVVTERAVTKHTANIFAKLDLPVTGDDNRRVLAVLAYLNR, via the coding sequence GTGCGCGTTGTCCTCGCCGAAGATCTCGCCCTCCTGAGGGAGGGGCTCGTCAGCCTCCTGGAGTCGCACGACTTCGAGATCGCGGCGGCCGTCGACAACGGCCCGTCCCTGCTGAAGGCGCTGCTCGACCACCGCCCGGACGTGGCGGTGGTCGACGTGCGCCTGCCCCCGTCCTTCACCGACGAGGGCCTCCAGGCGGCGCTGGAGGCGCGGCGGCGGATCCCGGGGCTGCCCGTCCTCGTGCTGTCGCAGTACGTCGAGCAGCTCTACGCCCGCGAGCTGCTCGCCGACGGCACCGGCGCGATCGGCTACCTGCTCAAGGACCGGGTGTTCGACGCGGCGCAGTTCGTGGACGCGGTCCGCCGGGTCGCCGCGGGCGGCACTGCGATGGACCCCGAGGTCATCTCCCGGCTCGTGGCCCGGGGCACCCGCGACACGCCGCTCGGCCGCCTCACCCCGCGCGAGACCGAGGTCCTGGAGCTGATGGCGCAGGGACGCTCCAACGCGGCGATCGCGGAGCGGCTCGTCGTCACCGAGCGCGCGGTGACCAAGCACACCGCGAACATCTTCGCCAAGCTCGACCTGCCCGTGACCGGCGACGACAACCGCCGCGTGCTCGCCGTCCTGGCCTACCTCAACCGCTGA
- a CDS encoding GNAT family N-acetyltransferase, producing MLGRGHAARLVRALATRVTSRNERPFLHVAAANTPAIALYERLGFEVWRHVTFRGFRVP from the coding sequence GTGCTCGGGCGCGGTCACGCCGCCCGCCTGGTACGGGCGCTCGCGACGCGCGTCACGTCCCGGAACGAACGCCCCTTCCTGCACGTCGCCGCAGCGAACACCCCGGCGATCGCACTCTACGAACGGCTCGGCTTCGAGGTCTGGAGGCACGTGACCTTCCGCGGCTTCCGGGTCCCCTGA
- a CDS encoding TetR/AcrR family transcriptional regulator, with the protein MARAIEEPRNARSRRSRTALLRAARELVEEHGMAATTMAAVAERAGVSRRAVYLHFASRADLISELFDHVNEVEDLRGRFAAVGEAPDAVTALEMFARRHADFMSRVLAVARAVEREAGSDPDAARHWEAAMRRRYETNHALILRLDEEGVLAPGWTVDTATDMLLALIANEVSGTLLDDRGWSPGQIGDHMALLLRSTFVTGG; encoded by the coding sequence ATGGCGAGGGCGATCGAGGAGCCGCGGAACGCGCGGAGCAGGCGTTCCCGGACGGCGCTGCTGCGGGCCGCGCGCGAGCTCGTCGAGGAGCACGGGATGGCGGCGACGACGATGGCGGCCGTCGCCGAGCGCGCCGGGGTGTCGCGGCGGGCCGTCTACCTGCACTTCGCTTCGCGGGCCGACCTGATCAGCGAGCTGTTCGACCACGTCAACGAGGTCGAGGACCTGCGGGGGCGGTTCGCCGCCGTCGGCGAGGCGCCCGACGCGGTGACCGCGCTGGAGATGTTCGCGCGCCGGCACGCCGACTTCATGTCGCGCGTCCTCGCGGTCGCGCGGGCGGTGGAGCGGGAGGCGGGCAGCGACCCGGACGCGGCGCGGCACTGGGAGGCCGCCATGCGCCGGCGGTACGAGACCAACCACGCGCTGATCCTGCGGCTGGACGAGGAGGGCGTGCTCGCCCCGGGCTGGACGGTCGACACCGCCACCGACATGCTCCTCGCGCTGATCGCCAACGAGGTGAGCGGGACGCTGCTCGACGACCGCGGCTGGAGCCCCGGCCAAATCGGCGACCACATGGCGCTGTTGCTGCGCTCAACCTTCGTAACGGGCGGGTAA
- a CDS encoding histidine kinase encodes MEETRLQRHVRAPWRGLALWLLGIPATLAGLWFIAVVSMITSFVGVLLFPSSAMLLRERLDAYRVRINRWTDVRIARPYLPEPEREPGLQGMVRRFVALISDPATWRDYLWVLTDPVVSALTAALPAMLILYGVWGYVLAAFAGDMIGHYGGSDWYAYIHVTAGYGRDTGRILSTVVVATACIALGYAIGPKMLTAYGHWGRALLGPTRKSELALRVQHLTETRSEAVDASAAELRRIERDLHDGAQARLVAMGMSLGAIEHLLDRDPEKARILLAETRASSAKALHELRDLVRGIHPPVLADRGVGDAVRALALDHPMDVEVSADLPARPEPPVESAAYFAVSEILTNAAKHSGASRVWIDMRHENGMLRITVTDDGRGGATLDGGSGLRGIERRIGTFDGVLALSSPPGGPTIVTMELPCALSSPKISPS; translated from the coding sequence GTGGAAGAGACACGGCTGCAACGGCATGTGCGGGCGCCCTGGCGGGGCCTCGCCCTCTGGCTGCTCGGCATCCCCGCGACACTCGCCGGCCTGTGGTTCATCGCGGTCGTATCGATGATCACGAGCTTCGTCGGGGTGCTGCTGTTCCCGTCCTCGGCGATGCTGCTGCGCGAGCGGCTCGACGCGTACCGGGTCCGCATCAACCGCTGGACCGACGTCCGGATCGCCCGGCCGTACCTGCCCGAACCGGAGCGCGAGCCCGGGCTCCAGGGCATGGTCAGGCGGTTCGTCGCACTGATCAGCGACCCCGCCACCTGGCGGGACTACCTGTGGGTCCTCACCGACCCGGTCGTGTCGGCGCTCACCGCGGCGCTGCCCGCGATGCTGATCCTGTACGGGGTGTGGGGGTACGTGCTCGCCGCCTTCGCCGGCGACATGATCGGGCACTACGGCGGCAGCGACTGGTACGCCTACATCCACGTCACCGCGGGGTACGGCCGCGACACCGGACGAATCCTCTCCACGGTGGTCGTCGCCACCGCGTGCATCGCCCTCGGGTACGCCATCGGCCCGAAGATGCTGACCGCCTACGGGCACTGGGGCCGCGCCCTCCTCGGCCCGACGAGGAAGTCGGAGCTGGCCCTGCGCGTCCAGCACCTCACCGAGACCCGGTCGGAGGCCGTGGACGCCTCCGCCGCCGAGCTGCGCCGCATCGAGCGCGACCTGCACGACGGCGCCCAGGCCCGGCTCGTCGCGATGGGGATGAGCCTCGGCGCGATCGAGCACCTGCTCGACAGGGACCCGGAGAAGGCCCGCATCCTGCTCGCCGAGACCCGCGCGTCCTCGGCGAAGGCGCTGCACGAGCTGCGCGACCTCGTCCGCGGCATCCACCCGCCGGTGCTCGCCGACCGCGGCGTCGGGGACGCGGTCCGCGCCCTCGCGCTCGACCACCCGATGGACGTCGAGGTGTCCGCCGACCTGCCGGCGCGGCCCGAGCCGCCGGTCGAGTCGGCCGCCTACTTCGCGGTGTCGGAGATCCTCACCAACGCGGCCAAGCACTCCGGCGCGTCCCGCGTCTGGATCGACATGCGGCACGAGAACGGCATGCTGCGGATCACCGTCACCGACGACGGGCGCGGCGGCGCGACCCTGGACGGCGGCTCGGGGCTGCGCGGGATCGAGCGGCGGATCGGTACATTCGACGGCGTCCTCGCCCTCAGCTCGCCCCCGGGCGGCCCGACGATCGTGACCATGGAGCTGCCGTGCGCGTTGTCCTCGCCGAAGATCTCGCCCTCCTGA
- a CDS encoding polysaccharide deacetylase family protein: MEVEDSGWTSRRKALWLMGAAAGLAALGADGARPPHGSGAPAWAVPSPRARPVIHPTPTPTPTPTPRPAPWTPAKLTALETPVRELTQLSPPPPAESIALTIDDGPSPLWTPRVLDLLAEHQIHATFFVIGEQVKEFSKLTRRIADAGHQICNHTETHPIYIASMAKKRVRKEIVEAHDRIADVTGVVPQFFRSPGGAWTKTILETVAEHDMLPIDWAVDPRDWARPGVGHIRRTLMKGKAGNIMLCHDGGGDRSQTLKALDTVIPKMKKRGLTFVAL, encoded by the coding sequence GTGGAGGTTGAGGACTCAGGTTGGACATCCCGCCGCAAAGCACTCTGGCTGATGGGGGCGGCGGCCGGTCTCGCCGCGCTCGGGGCGGACGGCGCGCGCCCTCCGCACGGGTCGGGGGCACCGGCATGGGCCGTGCCGTCCCCCCGCGCGAGGCCGGTCATCCATCCGACCCCGACGCCCACCCCGACTCCGACCCCCAGGCCCGCGCCGTGGACGCCGGCGAAGCTCACCGCGCTGGAGACCCCCGTCCGCGAGCTGACGCAGCTGTCGCCCCCGCCGCCCGCCGAGTCGATCGCCCTCACCATCGACGACGGCCCGAGCCCCCTGTGGACGCCCCGGGTCCTCGACCTGCTGGCCGAGCACCAGATCCACGCGACGTTCTTCGTCATCGGCGAGCAGGTGAAGGAGTTCTCCAAGCTCACGCGCCGCATCGCCGACGCCGGCCACCAGATCTGCAACCACACCGAGACGCACCCGATCTACATCGCGAGCATGGCGAAGAAGCGGGTCCGCAAGGAGATCGTGGAGGCGCACGACCGGATCGCCGACGTGACCGGCGTCGTGCCCCAGTTCTTCCGCTCCCCTGGCGGCGCGTGGACGAAGACGATCCTGGAGACGGTGGCCGAGCACGACATGCTGCCGATCGACTGGGCCGTCGACCCGCGCGACTGGGCCCGGCCCGGCGTCGGCCACATCCGCCGCACGCTGATGAAGGGCAAGGCCGGCAATATCATGCTGTGCCACGACGGGGGCGGCGACCGCTCCCAGACCCTCAAGGCCCTGGACACCGTCATCCCGAAGATGAAGAAGCGCGGCCTGACCTTCGTGGCGCTCTGA
- a CDS encoding AMP-binding protein — protein MNLSYASGVSATPLLGDTIGANLDRTVAAHAERDALVERASGRRWTYERFSDDVEAVALGLRDLGVVKGDRVGIWAPNCAEWMLVQYATAKLGAVLVNINPAYRVHELEFVLNQAGIRTLIAAPVFRSSDYAAMIEQVRPRCAALRDVVLIGTPGWDELMEAGRTGEPGVLDEIGRMLTADDPINIQYTSGTTGFPKGATLSHHNILNNGYFVGELCGYDEEDRVCVPVPFYHCFGMVMGNLAATSHGACVVIPAPAFDPKATLEAVAAERCTSLYGVPTMFIAVLNEPSLAGLDLSCLRTGIMAGSPCPVEVMRQVIERLGMSEVAICYGMTETSPVSTQTRAGDSLERRVSTVGTVLPHLEVKVVDPETGVTVPRGVPGEFCTRGYSVMLGYWNEPDRTAEAVDTARWMHTGDLAVMDEEGYVNITGRIKDMVIRGGENIYPREIEEFLYTHPDIVDAQVIGVPDEKYGEELMAWVRLREGVPGLTAGELRAFCEGRLAHYKIPRYVHVVEEFPMTVTGKIRKVQMRAEAVDILGLEDPASRHA, from the coding sequence ATGAACCTGTCCTACGCGTCGGGCGTCTCGGCCACGCCGCTGCTCGGCGACACGATCGGCGCGAACCTCGACAGGACGGTCGCGGCGCACGCGGAGCGCGACGCGCTCGTCGAGCGGGCGTCCGGCCGCCGCTGGACCTACGAGCGGTTCTCCGACGACGTGGAGGCGGTCGCGCTCGGCCTGCGCGACCTCGGCGTCGTCAAGGGCGACCGGGTGGGCATCTGGGCGCCGAACTGCGCCGAATGGATGCTCGTCCAGTACGCGACGGCCAAGCTCGGGGCGGTCCTCGTCAACATCAACCCCGCCTACCGGGTGCACGAGCTGGAGTTCGTCCTCAACCAGGCCGGGATCCGGACGCTGATCGCGGCGCCGGTGTTCAGGTCGTCCGACTACGCGGCGATGATCGAGCAGGTCAGGCCCCGGTGCGCCGCCCTGCGCGACGTCGTGCTGATCGGGACGCCCGGGTGGGACGAGCTGATGGAGGCCGGCCGCACCGGCGAACCGGGCGTCCTCGACGAGATCGGGCGGATGCTCACCGCCGACGACCCGATCAACATCCAGTACACGTCCGGGACGACGGGCTTCCCCAAGGGCGCGACGCTGTCGCACCACAACATCCTGAACAACGGCTACTTCGTCGGCGAGCTGTGCGGCTACGACGAGGAGGACCGCGTCTGCGTGCCGGTGCCCTTCTACCACTGCTTCGGCATGGTCATGGGCAACCTGGCGGCGACGAGCCACGGCGCGTGCGTCGTGATCCCCGCGCCGGCGTTCGACCCGAAGGCGACGCTGGAGGCGGTCGCGGCGGAGCGCTGCACCTCGCTGTACGGGGTGCCGACGATGTTCATCGCCGTCCTGAACGAGCCGTCGCTCGCCGGGCTCGACCTGTCCTGCCTCCGCACCGGGATCATGGCGGGGTCGCCGTGCCCGGTCGAGGTGATGAGGCAGGTCATCGAGCGGCTCGGGATGAGCGAGGTCGCGATCTGCTACGGCATGACCGAGACGTCGCCGGTGTCCACGCAGACCCGCGCGGGCGACTCGCTGGAGCGGCGCGTGTCCACGGTCGGGACCGTCCTGCCGCACCTGGAGGTCAAGGTGGTCGATCCGGAGACGGGCGTGACCGTCCCGCGCGGCGTCCCCGGCGAGTTCTGCACGCGCGGCTACTCGGTGATGCTCGGCTACTGGAACGAGCCGGACAGGACGGCCGAGGCCGTCGACACGGCCCGCTGGATGCACACCGGCGACCTCGCGGTGATGGACGAGGAGGGCTACGTCAACATCACCGGCCGCATCAAGGACATGGTGATCCGCGGTGGGGAGAACATCTACCCGCGCGAGATCGAGGAGTTCCTCTACACCCATCCGGACATCGTCGACGCGCAGGTCATCGGGGTCCCGGACGAGAAGTACGGCGAGGAGCTGATGGCCTGGGTGCGGCTGCGCGAGGGCGTGCCGGGCCTGACCGCCGGGGAGCTGCGCGCGTTCTGCGAGGGCAGGCTCGCCCACTACAAGATCCCCCGCTACGTGCACGTGGTGGAGGAGTTCCCGATGACGGTCACCGGCAAGATCCGCAAGGTGCAGATGCGCGCCGAGGCCGTGGACATCCTCGGCCTGGAGGACCCCGCCTCGCGGCACGCGTAG
- a CDS encoding enoyl-CoA hydratase/isomerase family protein, which translates to MGEGLRFETAGGVGTITIDRPAKRNAMSADMWRALPGILDGFAADPGVRVVVLTGAGGDFCAGADISELDDIHRDDDSHLSTVAERALAAFGKPTLAAIEGYCVGGGCQLAAACDLRFAAEDARFGITPARLGIVYPAAATARLVGLVGPSAAKYLLYSADLVDAAHALRVGLLDEVVPGNALRDRVAAFTETLASRSLLTQQATKDIVDAIVAAGPVEEKTRRWLAEVAASGEVEEGIAAFLERRAPEFPWKSPLR; encoded by the coding sequence ATGGGCGAGGGGCTGCGGTTCGAGACGGCCGGGGGCGTCGGGACGATCACGATCGACCGGCCGGCCAAGCGGAACGCCATGTCGGCGGACATGTGGCGGGCGCTGCCCGGCATCCTGGACGGGTTCGCCGCCGACCCCGGCGTCCGGGTCGTGGTGCTGACGGGCGCGGGCGGCGACTTCTGCGCGGGCGCCGACATCTCCGAGCTGGACGACATCCACCGCGACGACGACTCGCACCTGTCGACGGTCGCCGAGCGGGCGCTCGCCGCGTTCGGCAAGCCGACGCTCGCCGCGATCGAGGGATACTGCGTGGGCGGCGGCTGCCAGCTCGCGGCCGCCTGCGACCTGCGGTTCGCGGCGGAGGACGCGCGCTTCGGGATCACGCCGGCCCGGCTCGGCATCGTCTACCCGGCCGCCGCGACGGCGCGCCTGGTCGGGCTGGTGGGGCCGTCGGCGGCGAAGTACCTGCTCTACTCCGCCGACCTGGTCGACGCCGCCCACGCGCTGCGCGTCGGGCTGCTGGACGAGGTGGTCCCCGGGAACGCCCTGCGCGATCGCGTCGCCGCGTTCACCGAGACCCTCGCGTCCCGCTCCCTGCTCACCCAGCAGGCCACCAAGGACATCGTGGACGCCATCGTCGCCGCGGGCCCGGTCGAGGAGAAGACCCGGCGGTGGCTCGCCGAGGTCGCCGCCAGCGGGGAGGTCGAGGAGGGCATCGCCGCGTTCCTCGAACGCCGCGCGCCCGAGTTCCCCTGGAAGTCCCCCCTGCGCTGA
- a CDS encoding GNAT family N-acetyltransferase encodes MPSSDLTTSGLPDAQAPDADLTTDRLVLRPWTTGEIAAVQSGDRLAHWADDFPAEGDRVIAGFIAENPSALGEYGQRLIIERSTGLVVGAVGLFWPPADGAVEFGYGVVPSRRGRAYATEAARAIAAFALTAPGVDKAVATVELSNPASVRVLEKAGLRLVGTSEGLATYSTA; translated from the coding sequence TTGCCTTCTTCCGACCTGACCACTTCAGGCCTGCCCGACGCGCAGGCGCCGGACGCGGATCTCACCACCGACCGTCTCGTCCTGCGGCCGTGGACGACCGGCGAGATCGCCGCCGTCCAGTCCGGTGACAGGCTCGCCCACTGGGCGGACGACTTCCCCGCCGAAGGCGACCGGGTCATCGCCGGCTTCATCGCCGAGAACCCGTCCGCGCTCGGCGAGTACGGCCAGCGCCTGATCATCGAACGCTCCACCGGCCTGGTGGTCGGCGCCGTCGGCCTGTTCTGGCCGCCCGCGGACGGGGCCGTGGAGTTCGGTTACGGCGTCGTCCCGTCCCGCCGTGGCCGCGCGTACGCCACCGAGGCCGCCCGCGCCATCGCGGCGTTCGCCCTGACCGCGCCCGGCGTGGACAAGGCCGTCGCGACCGTGGAGCTGTCCAACCCGGCGTCGGTCCGCGTCCTGGAGAAGGCGGGCCTCCGCCTTGTCGGCACGAGCGAGGGCCTCGCCACCTACAGCACCGCCTGA
- a CDS encoding helix-turn-helix transcriptional regulator, which translates to MGDDVGAVRSAVLTLQRTTGLPMVFGGALSGQDRLVITELVGNTTDSLNGLVVRQGNGLGGKAMAMGRPAWVSNYPCSASISHDYDKPVGREGLLSIVAVPIVVRRRVRGVLYGALREPLSLADRVVGAAVEAARDLEQDLAVQDRADEALARTPPAMSAARWEEVRAVHAELRALAEQVRDLPTRDRLREASLRLAAAGLDEPAGSPRPVLSPRELDVLAYVAIGCTNAEAAERLGLLPETVKSYLRSAMRKLDSHTRLEAVTSARRAGLLP; encoded by the coding sequence ATGGGCGATGACGTGGGGGCCGTCCGGTCGGCGGTGCTGACGCTGCAGCGCACGACCGGCCTGCCCATGGTGTTCGGGGGCGCCCTCAGCGGCCAGGACCGGCTGGTGATCACCGAGCTGGTCGGCAACACGACCGACTCGCTGAACGGCCTCGTCGTGCGCCAGGGCAACGGGCTCGGCGGCAAGGCGATGGCCATGGGACGGCCCGCGTGGGTCAGCAACTACCCGTGCTCGGCGTCGATCAGCCACGACTACGACAAGCCCGTCGGGCGCGAGGGGCTGCTGTCGATCGTCGCGGTCCCGATCGTGGTGCGGCGGCGCGTCCGCGGCGTCCTCTACGGCGCGCTGAGGGAGCCGCTGTCGCTCGCCGACCGCGTCGTGGGCGCGGCCGTGGAGGCGGCCCGCGACCTCGAACAGGACCTCGCCGTCCAGGACCGCGCCGACGAGGCGCTGGCGCGGACGCCGCCCGCCATGTCGGCGGCGCGCTGGGAGGAGGTCCGGGCCGTGCACGCGGAGCTGCGCGCCCTGGCCGAGCAGGTCCGCGACCTGCCGACCCGCGACCGCCTGCGGGAGGCGTCGCTGCGCCTCGCGGCGGCCGGGCTGGACGAGCCGGCCGGGTCGCCGCGCCCCGTCCTGTCGCCCCGCGAGCTGGACGTCCTGGCGTACGTCGCGATCGGCTGCACCAACGCCGAGGCCGCCGAGCGCCTCGGCCTGCTGCCGGAGACGGTGAAGAGCTACCTGCGGTCGGCGATGCGCAAGCTCGACAGTCACACCCGGCTGGAGGCCGTGACCTCCGCCCGCCGCGCCGGCCTGCTCCCCTGA
- a CDS encoding AMP-binding protein, with amino-acid sequence MPAVEFRAARDFLLAHRDDYATAYEKFRWPVLTGFNWALDWFDKIAEGNDAPALWIVEEDGSEARYSFSQMARRSNQVANMLRGAGVRRGDRIILMLGNQVELWETVLAAMKLGAIMIPCTPLLGTADLQDRLTRGKARHVVTASSEAGKFDGVEGEFTRIAVGEPVEGWLRYADAYEEGESFTPYGLTMSRDTLLLYFTSGTTAKPKLVEHTHASYPAGHLSTMYWIGLRPGDVHLNISSPGWAKHAWSNIFAPWDAEACVFIFNYTRFDPDRLVDTLERCGVTSFCAPPTVWRMLIQSDLGRLGRPPREVVAAGEPLNPEVIERVKQAWGRTIRDGFGQTETTVQIANTPGQPVRPGSMGRPVPGYKVVLIDPLTGEPGEEGEICLDLEDRPLGLMTGYHGDDERTEEAMAGGYYHTGDIGSRDEDGYITYVGRADDVFKASDYKISPFELESVLIEHEAVAEAAVVPSPDPVRLAVPKAYVTLASGWAPDAETAKAIFAHCREQLSPYKRVRLLEFAELPKTISGKIRRVELRASEIDKHPGQDDRPAGEFREEDLR; translated from the coding sequence ATGCCCGCAGTCGAGTTCCGCGCGGCGCGCGACTTCCTGCTCGCGCATCGCGACGACTACGCGACGGCGTACGAGAAGTTCCGCTGGCCGGTGCTGACCGGATTCAACTGGGCGCTGGACTGGTTCGACAAGATCGCCGAAGGGAACGACGCGCCCGCGCTGTGGATCGTCGAGGAGGACGGCTCCGAGGCCAGGTACTCGTTCTCGCAGATGGCGCGGCGGTCGAACCAGGTCGCGAACATGCTGCGCGGGGCGGGGGTGCGGCGCGGCGACCGGATCATCCTGATGCTCGGCAACCAGGTGGAGCTGTGGGAGACCGTGCTCGCGGCGATGAAGCTCGGCGCGATCATGATCCCGTGCACGCCGCTGCTCGGCACGGCCGACCTCCAGGACCGGCTGACGCGCGGGAAGGCCCGGCACGTGGTGACCGCCTCGTCCGAGGCCGGGAAGTTCGACGGCGTCGAGGGCGAGTTCACGAGGATCGCCGTGGGCGAGCCGGTGGAGGGCTGGCTGCGGTACGCCGACGCCTACGAGGAGGGCGAGTCCTTCACCCCCTACGGGCTGACGATGTCGCGGGACACGCTGCTGCTCTACTTCACGTCCGGGACGACGGCCAAGCCGAAGCTGGTCGAGCACACCCACGCGTCCTACCCGGCCGGGCACCTGTCGACGATGTACTGGATCGGGCTGCGGCCGGGCGACGTCCACCTGAACATCTCGTCGCCCGGGTGGGCGAAGCACGCGTGGAGCAACATCTTCGCGCCGTGGGACGCCGAGGCGTGCGTGTTCATCTTCAACTACACCCGGTTCGACCCCGACCGGCTCGTCGACACCCTCGAACGCTGCGGAGTGACGAGCTTCTGCGCCCCGCCGACCGTGTGGCGGATGCTGATCCAGTCCGACCTCGGACGGCTCGGCAGACCGCCGCGCGAGGTCGTCGCGGCCGGGGAGCCGCTGAACCCCGAGGTGATCGAGCGGGTGAAGCAGGCATGGGGCCGCACGATCCGGGACGGCTTCGGGCAGACGGAGACGACCGTCCAGATCGCCAACACGCCCGGCCAGCCGGTCAGGCCCGGCTCGATGGGGCGTCCCGTGCCCGGCTACAAGGTGGTGCTGATCGACCCGCTGACCGGGGAGCCGGGCGAGGAGGGCGAGATCTGCCTCGACCTGGAGGACCGCCCGCTCGGGCTGATGACCGGCTACCACGGCGACGACGAGCGCACCGAGGAGGCGATGGCCGGCGGCTACTACCACACCGGTGACATCGGCTCCCGCGACGAGGACGGGTACATCACCTACGTCGGGCGCGCCGACGACGTGTTCAAGGCGTCCGACTACAAGATCTCCCCGTTCGAGCTGGAGAGCGTGCTGATCGAGCACGAGGCCGTGGCGGAGGCCGCGGTCGTCCCGTCGCCCGACCCGGTGCGGCTGGCCGTCCCGAAGGCCTACGTCACGCTGGCGAGCGGCTGGGCGCCGGACGCCGAGACCGCCAAGGCGATCTTCGCGCACTGCCGGGAGCAGCTGTCGCCCTACAAGCGGGTCCGGCTGCTGGAGTTCGCCGAGCTGCCGAAGACGATCTCCGGCAAGATCCGCCGGGTCGAGCTGCGGGCCAGCGAGATCGACAAGCATCCCGGGCAGGACGACCGGCCGGCGGGCGAGTTCAGGGAAGAGGACCTGCGATGA
- a CDS encoding carboxymuconolactone decarboxylase family protein, with amino-acid sequence MDPRFNYYGTASGGKFMKHLLSAAKVVSGSTVPSTTLHLVELRASQINGCGFCVDMHSKDLAHEGETSVRLNLVAAWREATVFTDAERAALELAEQGTRLADGAGVSDEVWENAAKHYDEEELATLVSLIALINTWNRLNVITRQPAGSYVPGQFG; translated from the coding sequence ATGGACCCCCGTTTCAACTACTACGGCACCGCCTCCGGCGGGAAGTTCATGAAGCACCTGCTTTCGGCGGCCAAGGTCGTCTCGGGCTCGACGGTGCCCTCCACGACGCTGCACCTGGTGGAGCTGCGCGCCAGCCAGATCAACGGCTGCGGATTCTGCGTCGACATGCACAGCAAGGACCTCGCCCACGAGGGCGAGACGTCGGTGCGCCTCAACCTGGTCGCGGCCTGGCGTGAGGCCACCGTCTTCACCGACGCCGAGCGCGCCGCCCTGGAGCTGGCCGAGCAGGGCACCCGCCTCGCCGACGGCGCCGGCGTCTCCGACGAGGTCTGGGAGAACGCCGCCAAGCACTACGACGAGGAGGAGCTCGCGACCCTGGTGTCGCTCATCGCCCTCATCAACACCTGGAACCGGCTGAACGTCATCACCCGGCAGCCCGCCGGCTCCTACGTCCCCGGCCAGTTCGGCTGA